The following proteins are encoded in a genomic region of Natrinema sp. DC36:
- a CDS encoding thioredoxin family protein, with product MVMKESDSALEAGDAAPDFELEGVDGETYTLESFADAEALLLVFTCNHCPYAQAKFGLLNELADEYDDVAVVGINPNDAEEYPDDSVEKMQEFVAEGEIDYDAYLRDESQTVAREYGAVCTPDPFLFARRAAQRAAEGRAAEPRAEDGEFELVYQGRLDDALNPDDEPTRVHIREAIDAVLAGEAVDLEWQPSRGCSVKWKDE from the coding sequence ATGGTCATGAAAGAGTCCGACTCCGCACTCGAGGCCGGCGACGCTGCGCCCGACTTCGAACTCGAGGGCGTCGACGGCGAGACGTACACGCTCGAGTCGTTCGCCGACGCCGAGGCGCTGTTGCTCGTCTTCACCTGCAATCACTGCCCGTACGCGCAGGCGAAGTTCGGCCTGCTGAACGAACTGGCCGACGAGTACGACGATGTCGCAGTGGTCGGAATCAACCCCAACGACGCCGAGGAGTACCCCGACGATTCCGTCGAGAAGATGCAGGAGTTCGTCGCCGAGGGGGAAATCGACTACGACGCCTATCTACGCGACGAGAGTCAGACGGTTGCCCGCGAGTACGGCGCGGTCTGCACGCCGGACCCGTTCCTCTTCGCTCGGCGCGCGGCGCAACGCGCCGCGGAGGGGCGAGCGGCAGAGCCGCGAGCCGAGGACGGCGAGTTCGAACTCGTCTACCAGGGCCGCCTCGACGACGCGCTGAACCCCGACGACGAACCGACCCGGGTCCACATCCGCGAAGCCATCGACGCCGTGCTGGCGGGCGAGGCCGTCGACCTCGAGTGGCAGCCGTCTCGAGGCTGCTCGGTCAAGTGGAAAGACGAGTAG